The following is a genomic window from Candidatus Methylomirabilota bacterium.
CCCCGCGTCGTTGTACAGGGTGGGAGTCATGTCGTCGCCGAAGGGGAAGCCGCCGTTCGCGTAGAACTGCATCAGGAACCACACCGTCCCGCCCCAGTTCCGCGAGCGGAGGTCGGAGACGCCGTAGAGGTCGGGCGGCCGCGTGAAGAACCGGGCCAGCTCCAGATAGTCCTCCCAGGTCTCGGGCCACTTCATCGGCTTGCCGTGCTTGTCCGCGAACCGCTTGCGCTCGTCGGGGTTCTCGAACAGGTCCTTGCGGATGCCGGTGGCCATGACGTTCCCGTCCGTCACGAACCCGAAGTTCTCCCCGTGGTAGTGGGTCTGCAGGCTCAGCGGGCCCACCGACCGGTAGACCATCCCGCCCCGCTCCATGAGCTTGTTCAGCGGCTGCAGGTAGCCGGCGTTGACCAGGGTGGGGATCATCCCGGCCGAGACGTGCACGATGTCGAAGGCGCTGGACTTCGCCACCGCCTCGGCCATGACGCGCGCCGGGATCTGGAAGGTGACGAGGTCCTGGGTGGCGCCGACGCCGATGCCCGTCTTCTCCTTGAAGTCGGCAGCCAGCGCGCGCATCTGGCCGGGGAAGTACTGGCCCCAGATCAGGACGTTCAGGTCGAGGTTCTTCTTCAGCGCCTTGGCGCCGTTGATGGCCCGCTGCTCGGGCGTGTCGCCCGGCACCGAAGCGCCCCAGGCGAAATCCGCCGCGAAATAGGGTCCGCCGAACACGCTCGCGCCGGCAGCCCCGGTCACCTTCAGGAACGCCCGCCTGCTCACCGTTCTGCAATCCCTCCGCGTCTCACTCATGAGTCCCGCTCCACGGGCCCCTGCGGACCCTTGCCGAGTCAGACCGCGCATCGAGTTCGGACCCAGGTCGGCCGCTACACCGTGGGTGGCACCTCCTTCTCGTTGTGTCGGGCAACGGCCGCCCGCCGTCGGGCCGCGCCGGCGTGCACGCGTGCTACCGCTTCGTGACGCGCTGGAACGGCGTTGGAGGTGGACACCCGCATCGGGCCGACACGAATCCGGACCTGGGCGCAATGCGGGGACTTCAGGCGACGATCGACCGGACCGGTGATCTTGCACCTCCTGCTGGAATGGAGGTGGGGGCGACCATACCAGACAGGGCCGGCCGGTGCAACGCGGGCCCCTGAAAAGGCGGCCGCACCTTGACAGGGGCCGCCTGGCGGCAGTAATGGCACCCTATCTCCGACGCGCACAGCCGAGTCGAGCTGCCAAAGGAGGCGCCCCATGGCGACAGTCGACATCGTCGACCGGTCCGAGATGATCAGCAAGATGAAAGCCTTACTGGAGATCAACCCCAAGGAGACGGCCATCGTGACGGTGGACATGCACCGCGGGCACCTCGATCCGCGGGTGGCGACCATGCCGGCGTCCGACGAGGACTGCGAGCGCGTCATCGCCGCGACCGAGCGCCTGCTCCGGCACGCCCGCGCCGCCGGTGTGCACGTGGTTCACGTCGTGACCGTGCAGCGGCTCATCCCCGGCCTGGGCGCCGAGGGGCGGGCCTGCCCCTTCTGGGCCAAGCTGAGCCAGATGGTGGAGGCCGATCGCTGGATCCCCGGCAAGAAGAGCACCATCGACTCGCACAACATCAAGGGCAGCATCCTGACCGAGATCATCCCGTCGCTGTACGAGAAGGACAGGGATTATGTCGTCGACAACAAGAAGCGGCTCAACTGCTTCACCAACACGGATCTGGAGCATCTGCTCCGCATCCTGGGCGTGAAGACGATCGTGCTCACCGGCATCAACACCAACACGTGCGTGCTGAACACCGCGTTCTCGGCGCTGGACCGGGACTTCGCCGTGGTGGTCATCTCCGACTGTGTCGCCAGCATGTACGGACAGGATCTGCACGTGTTCGCCCTGCAGAACATCGCCCGGTGCATCGGCTGGGTGCTCACGGTGGACGAGTTCACCGACAAGCTCAAGGCCGGCGCGCGGAGCGAGCTCGTCGCGGCCGCCGTCTGACCGCCTCGGAGCAAGCGGGGCCAGTTTGCGGCTGACGGCGGGCGCCCCGGCGAACCCGGGGCGCCCCGCGGTCTCTCAGCGCGGCGGGATCACCGGCAGGAGCAGATAGGCCTCGTGCCCGGGGCCCGTGTGCACCGTCGTCGTGCCGCGGAAGATCTCGGCCGGCCGGTCGTGGGGATCATTGTGCAGCCAGGGCCCGGAGCCGCGCGAGGGGAACACCGGCATCTGGTCGGGGCCGGGGCGCTGGAAGTCCTGGCCCGCGATGCCCAGGGCCAGCCTGAAGCCCTTGGGAAGGACGATGCAGGTCGGCCAGATCTCCACGTCCAGGTCGTAGACCCCGCCGGGCTTCAGCGGTTGCTTGTCGCGGTGCGTGTGATACGGCTGCCACGGCCTGGATTTCTCGGGGTCGAGCTGGCGGTGCGAGGCGCGTAGCCAGCCCTGGGCGAGCGGCGTGTGCGGGTCGACCGTGCCCTGAAACTCCACCTCCCGTCCGTCGGGCGAGAACGCTTGCACCGTCACGAAGAGGTCGGCATCCACGGTGCTCGAGGAGATGGGGATCTTGAGCGCCAGGGGACCGGTGATCTCCGTCTCTCTCTCCAGCGGGGGCGAGAGCCAGGTGAGCCCCTCGCCCGGGGCTTCGAAGGACGCCTGGCCCGCCCTCGCGGGCGGCTCCCAGTCGAGCGCGCCGGCGCCGGCATCCAGGTAGAGCTTCGTCCACTGCGTGCCTTCGAGCGGCCACGCCTGCTCCTTGCGCAGCTCCACCGCCTCGGTGAAGGGCCTGCGCACATTGAGCCAGACGTGCGGCTCCTTGTCCCACCCATTCTTCTCGCCCTTCAGGTAGTAGTCGAAGAAGCGCTTCTGCAGCTGCATCCCGTAGGGCAGATAGAACCACTCCTCGTGCCGCCCGGGATGGCCCTCCAGCCACTTCTCTTTCGACGCCGCCTCGGTGAAGGCCGCGAAGTTCCCACGCGGGTGCAGGCCGAACCCGGCCCAGTTGGCCGGGCTCAAGAACGGCACGGTCACCCTGGACCAGTCGGGCGACCGGCCCCGATACCAGTCGTCGTCCATCTCGCGGGCACGGGCATTGGCGAGGTTGTCGCACCGGTTGGCCAGCAGGTCCCGTTCCGCCAGTTCCTTGGGTCCTGTCGAGCGCTCCTCCATCCAGTGGTCCCACGGCCCTTTGGGGTTGCCGTGCTGCACGGCCTCAACCTGACGCGGATACCAGACCTCCATGAACTTGTTCGACAGGATGCCCCCGTGGCGATACCAGTCCCGATACGCGTCCGCCGCACCTTCCCACGGCACCATCGCGGCCAGGTGGGGCGGCTGGAGCGCTGCCACGTGCCACTGGTTGATCGCGTAGTACGAGATGCCGTTGAGCCCGACCTTGCCGTTCGACCAGGCCTGCGTCCCGGCCCACTCGATGCAGTGATAGAAATCCCGGGTCTCGCGCGGCGAGAAGATGTCGAGGTACCCCGGCGAGCGGCCGGCCCCGCGCGAGTCCACGCGCACCACGGCGTAGCCCCACGGCACCCAGATCTCGGGATCCACCGTCTCCCACGTCAGGAAGCTGCGGGTCGAGCCCTCCAGGATGTCGGGATGCTTGCCGACGAGCCAGTCCCACATGGGTTTGTAGTGATCCTGGTACTTCACCCCTTTGCCGTACGGTCCCATGGTCATGATCACCGGCACGCGTTCTTGCGTGTCCGGGCGGTACACGTCCGCCTTGAGCACGAGACCGTCGTCCATGGGGATGTCCAGGTCGCGCTGGACGATCATGGCGGCCCCTCCCTTCGCAGGCTGGAGGCAGTATAGTCCCGTCGGATCGACCGCGGCGCGGGCGGACTGCCCCGTCGGCGCCGGCCACGGAGGAACGTATGAAGGCTACCAGGAAGCTCAAGCTGCCCACAACGATCACCGGATCGCTCCCGCGGCCCGCCTGGTACACGGTTAACCTCGGGACCCGGCCGTTCCGCGAGGCCCTGGGCGACGCGCGCTACCGCGAGCAGTACACCGACGCCGTGGGCACGTACATCCGCGACCAGGAACGGGCCGGGCTCGACATCGTCACGGACGGCGACGCCCGGTTCGACAGCGACGTGGGCGGCATGAGCTGGTTCCAGTATCCCGCCCGGCGATTCACGGGGCTTGCCGGCGTCAGCTACTACCGCGCGCAGAAGGGCTACGGGGGCGCCGGCAAGGGCGACATCATCTTCGAGGTCATGGAGAGCCGCACGATGCCCCGCTGCGTGGGCAAGATCGAGCGGGGACCGCTGCACTACACGTACCTGTGGAAGCTCGCCCAGGGCCTGACCACCCGGCCGGTGAAATTCGGCACGATCACCCCCGAGCTCATCGGCACCACCGTCGCCAACGAGCACTACGCGACCGTGCAGGAGCTCCTCCACGACATCAGCGGGGCCATGCGCGAGGAGTTGCTGGAGCTGGCCCGGGCCGGCTGCCCCGTCATCCAGATGGAGGAGCCCAACATCCATCTGATCGGCATCCAGCGGCAGGCCGGGGCCCGACTGGACGTGGAGTTCTTCGTGGAGATCTTCAACAACACGGTCAAGGGGCTCCGGGACCTGACCGAGGTATGGTGCCACACCTGCTGGGGCAAT
Proteins encoded in this region:
- a CDS encoding cobalamin-independent methionine synthase II family protein, yielding MKATRKLKLPTTITGSLPRPAWYTVNLGTRPFREALGDARYREQYTDAVGTYIRDQERAGLDIVTDGDARFDSDVGGMSWFQYPARRFTGLAGVSYYRAQKGYGGAGKGDIIFEVMESRTMPRCVGKIERGPLHYTYLWKLAQGLTTRPVKFGTITPELIGTTVANEHYATVQELLHDISGAMREELLELARAGCPVIQMEEPNIHLIGIQRQAGARLDVEFFVEIFNNTVKGLRDLTEVWCHTCWGNPAQQRLFAAPQSYRDALPHLARLDVDVLTFECATTDGIDLELIGKAIRDQKIAIGVVDHRNLQVERPEQVAALIRKALQHIPAERLILSSDCGFGREGMSRRIAFYKMVSIVRGANIVRRELGLPEAECRAADPRFALVDEL
- a CDS encoding extracellular solute-binding protein, which encodes MSRRAFLKVTGAAGASVFGGPYFAADFAWGASVPGDTPEQRAINGAKALKKNLDLNVLIWGQYFPGQMRALAADFKEKTGIGVGATQDLVTFQIPARVMAEAVAKSSAFDIVHVSAGMIPTLVNAGYLQPLNKLMERGGMVYRSVGPLSLQTHYHGENFGFVTDGNVMATGIRKDLFENPDERKRFADKHGKPMKWPETWEDYLELARFFTRPPDLYGVSDLRSRNWGGTVWFLMQFYANGGFPFGDDMTPTLYNDAGRKAAEGFLGTKPYSTRDIAVWGTTQNIPFVAGGGAAMWTYWTGAFGVAERGDSKTKGKWSYGVVPGSRMTGRLVKRSVSEPVIALVINRRGQDPEAAYWLSQYWSTPKHSTDIVADPKLQFHDAWAPEHMTDKRVLAKYTPQGVEATKKCLEVSCPPILLPGFLEFTDILDKNLTDAFVGTISGDEALKKTEADWAGMVRRIGRKLLIKDLANYKAAFPKIDQPKG
- a CDS encoding cysteine hydrolase codes for the protein MATVDIVDRSEMISKMKALLEINPKETAIVTVDMHRGHLDPRVATMPASDEDCERVIAATERLLRHARAAGVHVVHVVTVQRLIPGLGAEGRACPFWAKLSQMVEADRWIPGKKSTIDSHNIKGSILTEIIPSLYEKDRDYVVDNKKRLNCFTNTDLEHLLRILGVKTIVLTGINTNTCVLNTAFSALDRDFAVVVISDCVASMYGQDLHVFALQNIARCIGWVLTVDEFTDKLKAGARSELVAAAV
- a CDS encoding CocE/NonD family hydrolase, with the translated sequence MIVQRDLDIPMDDGLVLKADVYRPDTQERVPVIMTMGPYGKGVKYQDHYKPMWDWLVGKHPDILEGSTRSFLTWETVDPEIWVPWGYAVVRVDSRGAGRSPGYLDIFSPRETRDFYHCIEWAGTQAWSNGKVGLNGISYYAINQWHVAALQPPHLAAMVPWEGAADAYRDWYRHGGILSNKFMEVWYPRQVEAVQHGNPKGPWDHWMEERSTGPKELAERDLLANRCDNLANARAREMDDDWYRGRSPDWSRVTVPFLSPANWAGFGLHPRGNFAAFTEAASKEKWLEGHPGRHEEWFYLPYGMQLQKRFFDYYLKGEKNGWDKEPHVWLNVRRPFTEAVELRKEQAWPLEGTQWTKLYLDAGAGALDWEPPARAGQASFEAPGEGLTWLSPPLERETEITGPLALKIPISSSTVDADLFVTVQAFSPDGREVEFQGTVDPHTPLAQGWLRASHRQLDPEKSRPWQPYHTHRDKQPLKPGGVYDLDVEIWPTCIVLPKGFRLALGIAGQDFQRPGPDQMPVFPSRGSGPWLHNDPHDRPAEIFRGTTTVHTGPGHEAYLLLPVIPPR